From Solanum lycopersicum chromosome 4, SLM_r2.1:
acttcaaaaatgaggtttttcgaactatttataaaaaaataaaaaacctaataaacaaggaatctatttgctggaaatctgccaaaacgcggctggatcgacggacctcacgacggatcgtcatggtcttgtcggaccgtcatggattttgtcgtcccatacttatgcaatttcttcatctgctcttcttcattaccctagATGGCAAGTATGACAGACTGTCATAGGCTCAAGGGTCCGTTGAgggccttcgtttcaaaacatataaactcttgaaatatgggtactgggatcacttctctgaacttcatgacgaacctgcacgACGGACCCTCAtagacacgatggaccgtcacaagcttcgtaaccccacacttggtaagacttccccatcttcctttagcagctgcactacgctgccaccgaAAGACTATCACaagcatgacagaccgtcataagctccgtagattgtctcttctgcattttttcgctcaaaatctctacattcatctttggacaaatttcctgcaaaataaaaagaaacatatataaaaattagcacaaaaaggcttttagaCACacaaaacttaaggaaaaagtattaataataccctGAAAcaacggtatatcaacaccctcatattaaattcgttgtttgtccttaAGCGATGCACTATCACTCAATACAacatctttgtacaatagtatccatgttttatcctttgcaatcatttgtctATTAATctcgattaatctcatcatatctatgcatgctatcattatttgtcttgaattatgtgggatcagaacatgacataGACTCACCATGAACTAACAcatatcctcttcaatttctcatcgaggtgctaacaattccggtattgcaactaatgtactcacttcaaaacaaaatcctcattttcacacaatgatttcagtttgagtataaggattactttttaacactcgctctcagaacaaagtcacattcattcatacctattgccataagcttgcacttattttcactgccttaagttcgctatacaacccttaggatcacgataggactttcttggcttgtaacataggctcagggtcaggtagggtatatttaggtatactttagtgactttttgcgctccttgacatatcgtctaaaccttccattttctatcattttatcttgccaactttctcatattctttcaccttgctattttctcttctttcttcattcgtgtaagtgactctcttcttttcttgcttgtatttcttgtatatttttgtttttctttaattttctttcaactaattcttgagtaatTTTACttactttctctctttttgttctttcaaccccactttccagagcattcctcataatagccaccatcaactcatggcttttccatgattcaaggtacacaatacccaaagttgggtcagggccatacgaaggttgtttactgcattagccaccctcaacttatgctttttgcataagctgaggtgcacatgtcaaaGGAGGGACAaaggccaacacattgttcccagaaaagatctgTTGGGCTTttcctagtcatgcatcattttccagtttatcaggatatcattttagccatcttctctagaattaaactatgtacaaaagatataacatgtgggttcaacagaaaaagtaatcagtcttttgggggaaacgaacacatgcaagaaaaccccaaaagaggatagtgaattgggatactcagacttcaccctaacacttactttccatttaccccacccccaacaaaaaagcatgcaactgtccccaatgcataaaaatttaaatacgagaatggtaggtgaagaaaaactgtggcgcaaagcgccgtcgatcagcaagctggtgggtccggttccccggaacccacgtcctctacaatctggacatcctcagtagtgtcctaagcaacaaccgcactatcagaagtgcctcctgctatctccacagtaCGGGAGCTAGAAGCCCCAcccgctaactctgatgctctcatctaGTGCGCCTCCTCcacagcaagtgaggctctcctcgcagcctccatctctcggcgctccttcttccgtgctcacACCTCGTCCTCTTTCGACCCCTACGCCTTTTGGCATTCTCTctagggggaggtggtggaatctttgaggtggcgaatagggccgctagcactgtgtcctcagcaggttcgacagaaggggcctcagattccgacaccctagcctctaagatcgtgtcgatatcTGTACGAAGACTATCAACTGCAGCCtaaagagtcgacacatccatcGGAGGGTCTGGTTgggctagcaccctcaactcgAAGGTGTCCAAaagctggttaacctcagcgatcttccgctctgtatactGTACCATTTTCCGCTCTAGACGCTCTTcggactcagtaatcgacttctgcatccacgtcTGGATATGATGTAGAAATGTAGCCAATTGTGCCTTCAATTTTTGGACCCTATCAAGCAGGACCAGTGctggtagaggggctgtgcgagaggagctcggggcagtgctactacccgggatagactcgaccggggtagtatTAGTGGATGCTTACTATGTAGCCATACGGGCCTGGGCTACcatatcagcaagatcatcagccagtgggggcagctctggacggggccatCTGTGTGGagacaactcattggcctcgtctctgatgaggccgatgtcAACAGTGCCCaacggggtcttgagctgatctacgtgccatataggcacgcTTGCAGACCTGCAAAGAGTGAaaatcatgcacgggaaagggtaattagtagtgaccttgaatgccctctcttGCATGACTGTctgtagaagccacgcgaagtccacctcgaaaccggctatcatcgccgccatcaacactgctcgatcccttGTAACGATGTTATTaacagctgtgggggaaaggtagtgacaaacaagcagccacaagaacttcgccgtgaaagtgaggttggccttcttgatggccccctttggcttagttacccagtcggcaccctcaccatctactgacaggtgtaggtccatccacctcttcgtggtctctctcagtgctggctcATGATGATACCGTCCATCtttaactatctgccagcggtagtcgaACTTGGTAGTGAGAGGGGttcgagtagcatcaacaccctcgccgtataaaaaccggcggatggcaggcagagaaatgtcaacctgtacgccccgtactcggacctgctccagtggggcctgtttagcgggggaAGCCCGCCTATCTATTTgcgatcggagagtcgctacataGGATGCGTAGAAATCTCGaaccatttcttcactgtaacgtcccaacggacgtgttGTCCACTCCAAGcaatgcctggtgaagagattgtggatctcaggcattgTCGGGAGGCTTCCTGTAAGGACCCgtgctccaaggtgagtgttcgagtcatcactcctttatcaatAAGGAACTTGGTGTCGGAGTAAAGttgaaattgcccgtcgacacaccagtGGTTGGGCTGGTCATTTGCATCAGTGGGGACCTGAGATGGTGAGACTGATGTAGATTCTGAACTCTCAGcatcatcagacgaggccgacgctgcagtggtggcgggtgcgggaacctcagcagagccagaggcttcctcggaccatgatactcctaaggatccagacgctccttcttcattcgtggctgacccagagggtgtaccggtcagtgtgcgctcctcatcagactgggaggcagtgattACGCCGAACGCCACCTTTTTTGATGttgctctgggagcacgtgcagcacgggaaggggtggaagtgcctgggggcacatactcagggtcacgctcatcatcagagccgatgaccatgcgggcagacggggcgacagacatAGATCGCCTGCGTGCGTAGATGCAGTCTTGCTTGGGTGCTATAGTAGATAGTACATTTAAAGGATTAATATTAGTACATGTAGTggaaaacaagacaagcaaaaccataccaaacaaaatattgACAATAGTATGTCCTTGCTATAGAAACAGTGACACACAACGGGCCTGTTGATGGCttgtcgtgactatgacggaccgtcatggggtccgtcgtgtatTACTTAGACaatgtatatatggagaaccctgaaggagagtctctgccTAGTATGACGTTATGTGagtgacgaaccgtcacaagtatgacggtccgtcgtaggacacttggaaaaattaTGGAGACCcataggagaggggtctctgactgtcataacggtcatgcaggacggaccgtcgttggtaTGACGGtgatgcaggatggaccatcgtgggtatgacggtccgtcacatgtgtccgttgaaggacacttagaaaaagtgagagacccttagaaacagggtctctaacaacaAGAACGGTTGTTCAGGACGGACAGTCGTGAAAACGACGAtacgtcacatgtgtccgttgggggacacttaaaaaaaatgagagacccttagaaacagggtctctgacaaccagaatggttgtgccggacggaccgtcgtgggtatgacggtccgtcacatgtgtccgttgaaggacacttagaacaAATGGACAGTGGGGagttagggcttttggaacggaccctatgacggtccgtcgtgggcgcgacggaccgtcatcggggtctcgttttGTAGATCAGTGACAGAAATGGTGTACCCCATTCATCCCCGATTAACCTAAAATTTAACTTGTAATGTATGGACcaacatttgtctaacccaactacctaggaaactagtaatgcaaaagcacctatgtctagggttgtaaatatggcaattttgaacatttttaacctaggttagacagaatcgtataaaagaaacaacatatgactaagaactaagctaatactaactaataaacaaaaatgcaagataaatgagtagaaattagagacacatacctcaGAATTAGAGAAAACAAATGGACAAGTTCTCAGTGGTCAGGCAGACACCCACAGTAGCAACTCCAGCTAGTAGATAAacacttttagggctttggagaattgtgggggggggggacaatgatcggttgatagagggagagattgTATAAGTAGAAAAGAGAGGGTATTGGggggaataatgaaggaatgggagtgaaatgaggggttggggagtttaaatggAGAAAGTTTATATTAAACTCCAACCAGGTCGGGTTGGGTATgtctcattaatcacgcgacggttccctgacgacggtccgtcgcagctGTGACGACCCGTCATTGGTTCTGTCGTGTGTGCCCTTgattgaaaataacataaagacATACCTGGTATGACGGAtgcatgcgacggtccgtcgtaggcgCAACGGTCCATCGTTGTATCCGTTAGTGACTGCTAcagagtaattttctgtagaatttcttggtgatgtgcctacaaatttaaaaacccatttgtagaaaaatgctaccattacgaaaaatactataagtattgggttgcctcccaacaagcgcatGATTTAATTTCACGGCACGAGTGGGGAAACTTGATTactcaaccttcatcaagattGTTTTCCTCTATTGCTTTATTCCCCGATGCCTTATGAccaaatagagttttattcgttctctattcatcttaaaccgcactccctccctggcttttaactcaactacttcatgagggaatacttgggtaatcaagtaagggccactCTATTTGGACTTGAGATGCCCGGAAGACAAAGCACCCCAGAAATgactaaaagcaccaaatccccaaccattaactcttgttttgcaattttttgttcattctccttcttcatcttttctttgtgggatatggcaaatactgattggagctcaccactctgccttaTGGTCCTACAattgttgaaggtcgcttcttcattattcaaccgaaatgtcatctgtcccttctctatataaactaaggctctacctgtagcaaggaatggcctcccaagaataataggcacttaaaaatcgacctcacaatcaagaataacaaaattagctggaaagatgaatgactccacttttactaacACATTatgaagtatccctataggccgtttcactgtccgatcagccatcactAGCCGCATCATaatgggttttggatcccccaaacccaacttcttgtaaatcgagaggggcatgagatttatgcttgccccaagatcacataatgctttcgaaaaatgtaatgacccaactgtacaaagAATAGTGAACGCATCAGGATTGTCTTTCTTTTgaacgagggatcttgtagcaataacactacaatgCTGTAGTCTATcctcatcctcgaaagtgactgatcttttcttggtgaccagatctttcctAAATTTGACATAACCGGGCATtttttctagagcttctaccaaagagacattgatagaaatctggttcaacattgttattaaacgccgatatttactatcctcggtctttttcactaatctctgaggtaagggtggtggtggcctaggcatcggaattaccttgataggtacttctgcatcttttccattactttcttctacttcaccactaccctttaccacattgtcattatcctttctcacattttcctcagtagacgGCATatgtgggtcaatggtttgcttaccacccgaAGTaatgattgccatacagtgcgcatcattctttagattttggacagtgttgctaggaagagtgcctggttgccgtgtgttcgctgtcgcagataattgggccatttgcaactcgatctacttaatcgaaattgcatctgtatcaactttttgcccaatactagctaaatcacacctcaactctttaatatgctcatcactagcatcgaacctcttcatcattttgtgcaacatatcctcaactcgtgccatactatctccaccatctctaggagtaacttcacgattttgaggagggacatagggccctcacgattgtagttaccatagttccgacgttggttcccttgaccttggcgccagttatcctgatttgagccttgggcgcttggtaggaaaccccccgtctgctcatttactgcataagtgtcctccgcataatagcattcatcattaggaggtggtggtttagccaagtagttgactgcatttatcttttctgcacccccagtgacatgtttgagtaccaacccaagctcaattctcatctgagccatttcttcacgaatctcatctgtggctgggttgtgagtgtactgcactgcgaaggtgtttcttcctgtatcagacttcctagtactcaaagctttgttattccgggttatttctctaatttttcagcgatctcagcataaggacactccccataagatccacttgctatagtatccaacaccgctttattgttatcatgctgtccccgatagaagtattccttcagtgactcatcatctatacagggatttggaacacttctcaagaatgaggtgaatctatcccaagaactactaactgactctcctggtagtgccacaaagttattcactctgtctttctggtttagtttcttggagagtggatagtagcatgctaagaagacatcccttagttggttccaagtgaagattgagttgtatgggagctcagtgaaccacatagcagcctctcccgtcagtgagagaggaaacactctgagacctattacatctaaatccaaatcaggcctccgtacacaacttttacacagttcccttaccttagctatatgggcatgttgatcctcagaaggtagccctg
This genomic window contains:
- the LOC138347977 gene encoding uncharacterized protein; the protein is MLNQISINVSLVEALEKMPGYVKFRKDLVTKKRSVTFEDEDRLQHCSVIATRSLVQKKDNPDAFTILCTVGSLHFSKALCDLGASINLMPLSIYKKLGLGDPKPIMMRLVMADRTVKRPIGILHNVLVKVESFIFPANFVILDCRALVYIEKGQMTFRLNNEEATFNNCRTIRQSGELQSVFAISHKEKMKKENEQKIAKQELMVGDLVLLVISGVLCLPGISSPNRVALT